A genomic window from Streptomyces mirabilis includes:
- a CDS encoding aldo/keto reductase family protein codes for MDYRHLGGSGMLVSAIAYGNWVTHGSQVDQDAATACVRAALDAGITTFDTADVYAETRAEEALGAALKGVRREGVEICTKVYFPTGPGKNDRGLSRKHIMESINGSLRRLGTDYVDLYQAHRYDYATPLEETMEALADVVHAGKAHYIGVSEWKPQEIRAAAQLARELKIRLVSNQPQYSLLWRVIEPEIVPLCQELGIGQIVWSPLAQGVLTGKYKPGQQPPSGSRATDTNGGSDAVAGWMRDEVLTRVQELVPLAAEAGMSLTTLSLAWVLRNTNVSAAIVGASRPEQVVENAKAADVTLDDELVRRVDKILDPVVERDPERIDVFVERP; via the coding sequence ATGGACTATCGCCATCTGGGCGGCAGCGGCATGCTGGTCAGCGCCATCGCCTACGGGAACTGGGTCACCCACGGCTCGCAGGTCGACCAGGACGCGGCCACGGCCTGTGTACGCGCCGCTCTCGACGCCGGCATCACCACCTTCGACACCGCTGACGTGTACGCGGAGACCCGGGCGGAGGAGGCACTGGGCGCCGCCCTCAAGGGCGTGCGCCGTGAGGGTGTCGAGATCTGCACCAAGGTGTACTTCCCGACCGGGCCGGGGAAGAACGACCGCGGTCTGTCCCGCAAGCACATCATGGAGTCGATCAACGGCTCGCTGCGCCGCCTGGGCACGGACTACGTGGACCTGTACCAGGCTCACCGCTACGACTACGCCACTCCGCTCGAGGAGACGATGGAGGCCCTCGCCGATGTCGTCCACGCGGGCAAGGCGCACTACATCGGCGTCTCGGAGTGGAAGCCGCAGGAGATCAGGGCCGCGGCGCAGCTGGCGCGGGAACTGAAGATCCGCCTGGTGTCCAACCAGCCGCAGTACTCCCTGCTGTGGCGCGTGATCGAGCCGGAGATCGTCCCGCTCTGCCAGGAGCTGGGCATCGGACAGATCGTGTGGTCCCCGCTCGCCCAGGGTGTGCTGACGGGCAAGTACAAGCCGGGGCAGCAACCGCCGTCCGGTTCCCGCGCCACCGACACGAACGGCGGCAGCGACGCGGTGGCCGGATGGATGCGCGACGAGGTCCTGACCAGGGTCCAGGAGCTGGTTCCTCTTGCTGCTGAAGCAGGCATGTCCCTGACGACGCTGAGCCTGGCGTGGGTGCTGCGCAACACGAATGTCTCGGCGGCCATCGTCGGAGCGTCCCGGCCCGAGCAGGTCGTCGAGAACGCCAAGGCTGCGGACGTCACGCTGGACGACGAATTGGTCAGGCGCGTGGACAAGATCCTCGATCCGGTCGTCGAGCGGGACCCCGAGCGCATCGACGTGTTCGTCGAGCGGCCGTGA
- a CDS encoding LacI family DNA-binding transcriptional regulator, whose protein sequence is MATNKTQRVTMSDVARRAGVSRTTVSFVLNDKPGATIPDETRRRILEAIDELGYRPNAGARALAANRSGWFGLITEIVTGPFAAEVITGAQSRAWGDRRFLLIAASEGDPVQEAAALDQMLEHRVEGLLYATTWHRAVSLPKAAREVPTVLVNCYDAEGELPCILPDEVSGGYKATRRLLDAGHTRIGFINLDPAIPAAIGRREGYERALRESGITPAPSLVIPGWATADGAYTAACELLDRPAADRPTALFCGNDRMAMGAYDAIKERGLRIPHDVAVVGFDNQELIAAYLRPKLTTLALPFEAMGTKGVDMLAALAAGQPLDTHRVTIDCPLLERSSV, encoded by the coding sequence GTGGCCACCAACAAGACGCAGCGCGTGACCATGAGCGATGTGGCTCGCCGCGCGGGTGTCTCGCGGACCACGGTCTCCTTCGTCCTCAACGACAAGCCCGGCGCAACCATCCCTGACGAGACCCGTCGGCGGATCCTGGAGGCGATCGACGAGCTCGGCTACCGGCCCAACGCCGGGGCGCGGGCGCTGGCCGCCAACCGCAGCGGCTGGTTCGGTCTGATCACCGAGATCGTGACCGGCCCCTTCGCGGCGGAGGTGATCACGGGCGCGCAGAGCCGCGCCTGGGGTGACCGGAGGTTCCTGCTGATCGCCGCGAGCGAGGGCGATCCCGTGCAGGAGGCCGCCGCGCTCGACCAGATGCTGGAGCACCGCGTGGAAGGGCTGCTGTACGCCACGACCTGGCACCGGGCCGTCAGCCTGCCGAAGGCCGCCCGCGAGGTGCCGACGGTGCTCGTCAACTGCTACGACGCGGAAGGGGAGCTGCCGTGCATCCTGCCCGACGAGGTGTCCGGCGGATACAAGGCGACCCGCCGGCTCCTGGACGCCGGTCACACCCGCATCGGGTTCATCAACCTCGATCCGGCGATCCCGGCCGCCATCGGCAGGCGCGAAGGGTACGAGCGTGCTCTGCGCGAGTCCGGGATCACCCCCGCCCCCTCCCTCGTCATCCCCGGCTGGGCCACCGCCGACGGCGCCTACACCGCCGCCTGCGAACTGCTGGACCGCCCGGCAGCCGACCGGCCGACCGCGCTGTTCTGCGGAAACGACCGGATGGCGATGGGCGCGTACGACGCGATCAAGGAACGTGGGCTGCGCATCCCGCACGACGTGGCCGTGGTGGGGTTCGACAACCAGGAACTCATCGCCGCCTATCTGCGGCCGAAGCTGACGACGCTCGCCCTGCCCTTCGAAGCCATGGGCACCAAGGGCGTCGACATGCTCGCCGCTCTCGCAGCGGGGCAGCCGCTCGACACCCACCGGGTGACGATCGACTGCCCGCTGCTCGAACGCTCGTCGGTCTGA
- a CDS encoding ABC transporter permease, with amino-acid sequence MRLILRNLGFYLLAFWASLTLNFVLPRFMPGDPVSRMFAQAQGTMQPDQIAQLRKLFGLDHRPLWEQYLSYIKSVFTGDLGISITRFPTPVTDVIGSQIGWTLLLGGVALVIAAVLGNLLGIVAAWRRGGVLDSAFPPLLIFVGSFPYFWLAMGALYLFGVSLGWFPMRHAYDVGLTPGFNGEFLSNVATHLVLPALTIVLVSIGGWMLGMRNTMIATAAEDYITMAEAKGLSPSRIMFRYAARNALLPSVTNFGMALGFVVGGALLTEVVFAYPGIGYQLLMAVQGLDYPLMQGIFLTITAAVLIANFLVDLVYVRLDPRVRVR; translated from the coding sequence GTGCGTCTCATCCTGCGCAACCTGGGGTTCTATCTGCTCGCCTTCTGGGCCTCCCTCACCCTGAACTTCGTGCTCCCGCGCTTCATGCCGGGCGACCCGGTCTCCCGGATGTTCGCGCAGGCCCAGGGCACGATGCAGCCCGACCAGATAGCCCAGTTGCGGAAACTCTTCGGCCTCGACCACCGCCCCCTGTGGGAGCAGTACCTCAGCTACATCAAGAGCGTCTTCACCGGCGACCTCGGCATCTCCATCACCCGCTTCCCCACCCCGGTCACCGACGTGATCGGCTCGCAGATCGGCTGGACCCTGCTCCTCGGTGGCGTCGCGCTCGTCATCGCGGCCGTGCTCGGCAACCTGCTCGGCATCGTCGCCGCCTGGCGACGCGGCGGCGTCCTCGACTCCGCCTTCCCGCCCCTGCTGATCTTCGTCGGCTCGTTCCCCTACTTCTGGCTGGCCATGGGCGCGCTGTACCTGTTCGGGGTGAGCCTCGGCTGGTTCCCCATGCGGCACGCCTACGACGTCGGACTGACCCCCGGCTTCAACGGCGAATTCCTCTCCAACGTCGCCACCCACCTGGTGCTGCCCGCGCTGACCATCGTGCTGGTCTCCATCGGCGGCTGGATGCTCGGCATGCGCAACACCATGATCGCCACTGCGGCCGAGGACTACATCACCATGGCCGAGGCGAAGGGGCTCAGCCCCTCGCGGATCATGTTCCGCTACGCCGCCCGCAACGCGCTGCTCCCCTCCGTCACCAACTTCGGCATGGCGCTCGGCTTCGTCGTCGGCGGCGCGCTGCTCACCGAGGTCGTGTTCGCCTACCCCGGCATCGGCTACCAGCTGCTGATGGCCGTCCAGGGCCTGGACTACCCGCTGATGCAGGGCATCTTCCTGACGATCACGGCGGCGGTGCTGATCGCGAACTTCCTCGTCGACCTCGTCTACGTCCGCCTCGACCCGCGCGTCCGCGT
- a CDS encoding ABC transporter substrate-binding protein, protein MAPSIAPRRLRPALRAVTATAAAALVLSACTGGSGAAGAGDTSGNQLLTIPREDLATFTRNFNPLSPQAAPMTLQAVYEPLAVHSMADAKDTPWLATKWEQAKDGKSLTFTLRDGVKWSDGQALTADDVVYTFELQKKVLGGFDYLDKVTAVDAHTVKFSFNKAFSTAFYEISGHYILPKHIWSKVKDPAKFTNPNPVGTGPYTKIEKFQSQSYELRKNPDYWQPDKQQIAGIQMLAFSGNDSANVAFTNGEVDWTQSFIPDIEKSFVAKDKKHNHYWFPATGAMINWQLNTTKAPFNDPAARKALSMAVDRDQITKVAMNGYAEPADCTGLAHTYDKWRDTSLAASCTWTKYDTDAAAKALDAAGYKESGGKRKLKNGKDFTLDISVGSASSDWISVANIIKQDLAKVGITATVKTPDWSAVSSSYNTGTFDTGIVWSNNGATPYEYYRGVMSTKMVQPVGKQATEDYHRFGDKKADKLIDAFAAATDERTQREQTNGLQELYNKDAPVVPLFTGPEWGAYTDARFTGWPTEENPYATLGNRNGSTILVLTSLKPVKS, encoded by the coding sequence ATGGCACCCTCCATCGCCCCGCGGCGGCTTCGGCCCGCCCTGAGAGCGGTCACCGCGACCGCCGCCGCAGCCCTGGTCCTGTCCGCCTGCACGGGTGGCTCGGGCGCCGCCGGCGCCGGTGACACCTCCGGCAACCAGCTGCTCACCATCCCGCGCGAGGATCTGGCGACGTTCACGCGCAACTTCAACCCGCTCTCCCCGCAGGCCGCCCCCATGACCCTCCAGGCGGTCTACGAGCCGCTGGCGGTACACAGCATGGCCGACGCCAAGGACACGCCGTGGCTGGCCACCAAGTGGGAGCAGGCCAAGGACGGCAAGTCCCTCACCTTCACGCTGCGCGACGGCGTGAAGTGGTCGGACGGCCAGGCGCTCACCGCCGACGACGTCGTCTACACCTTCGAGCTCCAGAAGAAGGTGCTCGGTGGCTTCGACTACCTCGACAAGGTCACCGCGGTCGACGCCCACACGGTGAAGTTCTCTTTCAACAAGGCGTTCTCAACCGCCTTCTACGAGATCAGCGGCCACTACATCCTGCCGAAGCACATCTGGTCCAAGGTGAAGGACCCGGCGAAGTTCACCAACCCGAACCCGGTCGGCACCGGCCCGTACACCAAGATCGAGAAGTTCCAGAGCCAGTCGTACGAGCTGCGCAAGAACCCCGACTACTGGCAGCCGGACAAGCAGCAGATCGCCGGCATCCAGATGCTCGCCTTCTCCGGCAACGACAGCGCCAACGTCGCCTTCACCAACGGCGAGGTGGACTGGACGCAGTCGTTCATCCCGGACATCGAGAAGTCCTTCGTCGCCAAGGACAAGAAGCACAACCACTACTGGTTCCCGGCCACCGGCGCCATGATCAACTGGCAGTTGAACACCACCAAGGCGCCGTTCAACGACCCGGCCGCGCGCAAGGCGCTCAGCATGGCGGTAGACCGCGACCAGATCACCAAGGTCGCGATGAACGGCTACGCCGAACCCGCCGACTGCACGGGCCTGGCCCACACCTACGACAAGTGGCGTGACACGTCGCTGGCCGCCTCCTGCACCTGGACGAAGTACGACACCGACGCGGCAGCCAAGGCCCTGGATGCGGCCGGCTATAAGGAGAGCGGCGGCAAGCGGAAGCTGAAGAACGGCAAGGACTTCACCCTCGACATCTCCGTCGGCTCCGCCTCCTCCGACTGGATCTCGGTCGCCAACATCATCAAGCAGGACCTCGCGAAGGTCGGCATCACCGCCACCGTGAAGACGCCCGACTGGTCGGCGGTCTCGTCCTCGTACAACACCGGCACCTTCGACACCGGCATCGTGTGGAGCAACAACGGCGCGACCCCGTACGAGTACTACCGCGGCGTGATGTCGACCAAGATGGTGCAGCCGGTCGGCAAGCAGGCCACGGAGGACTACCACCGCTTCGGCGACAAGAAGGCCGACAAGCTCATCGACGCCTTCGCCGCCGCCACGGACGAGAGGACGCAGCGCGAGCAGACGAACGGCCTGCAGGAGCTGTACAACAAGGACGCGCCCGTCGTCCCGCTGTTCACCGGCCCCGAGTGGGGCGCGTACACGGACGCCCGCTTCACCGGCTGGCCCACCGAAGAGAACCCGTACGCCACCCTCGGCAACCGCAACGGCAGCACGATCCTCGTGCTCACGTCGCTGAAGCCCGTCAAGAGCTGA